In Aedes albopictus strain Foshan chromosome 3, AalbF5, whole genome shotgun sequence, the following are encoded in one genomic region:
- the LOC109407632 gene encoding aldo-keto reductase family 1 member B1 isoform X2, whose translation MASKVPRVTLNNGKSIPILGLGTWGSPPGEVAQAVKDAIDIGYRHIDCAHVYQNEHEVGEGVNAKISEGVVKREDLFITSKLWNTFHRPDLVEGACRTTLKNLGLEYIDLYLIHWPMAYKEGDELFPTDADKKTAYSDVDYVDTWKEMEKLVGLGLAKSIGISNFNSKQVERVLAIAKIKPVTNQVECHPYLTQSKLSPFCKSRDIVITAYSPLGSPNRPWAKPEDPQLMEDPKIVSIAKKYNKTAAQILIRYQIQRGHVVIPKSVNKARIQSNFEVFDFELTEDDMTLITSFDCNGRLVPITSADTSPHYPFHEDF comes from the exons ATGGCATCCAAGGTACCGCGAGTGACGCTCAACAACGGAAAATCAATTCCCATCCTCGGTCTGGGAACGTGGGGC TCCCCGCCCGGCGAGGTCGCCCAAGCAGTGAAGGATGCTATTGACATTGGCTACCGCCACATCGATTGTGCTCACGTGTACCAGAATGAACACGAAGTTGGCGAGGGTGTCAATGCTAAGATCTCCGAAGGCGTCGTTAAGCG CGAGGACCTGTTCATCACGAGCAAGTTGTGGAACACCTTCCACCGTCCGGATTTGGTCGAAGGCGCTTGCCGTACGACGCTGAAGAACCTTGGATTGGAGTACATCGATCTCTACCTCATCCACTGGCCGATGGCTTACAAAGAGGGCGATGAACTGTTTCCAACCGACGCCGACAAGAAGACGGCCTATTCCGATGTTGACTACGTGGACACTTGGAAGGAAATGGAGAAGTTGGTCGGGCTGGGTCTCGCCAAGAGTATCGGCATTTCCAACTTCAACTCGAAACAGGTCGAGCGAGTTTTGGCCATTGCCAAGATCAAGCCAGTGACCAACCAGGTGGAGTGCCATCCGTATCTGACTCAGTCGAAACTGTCGCCATTCTGCAAAAGCCGAGACATCGTCATCACCGCGTACAGTCCCCTCGGGTCACCTAACCGTCCGTGGGCTAAGCCTGAAGACCCGCAGCTGATGGAGGACCCAAAAATTGTTTCCATTGCCAAGAAATACAACAAAACTGCAGCGCAAATTTTGATTCGCTATCAGATTCAACGAGGCCACGTGGTTATTCCCAAGTCCGTGAACAAAGCCCGCATTCAATCCAACTTTGAGGTGTTCGACTTCGAACTAACCGAAGACGATATGACACTCATCACGTCGTTCGACTGCAATGGACGCTTGGTGCCGATCACTAG CGCTGATACCAGTCCACATTACCCTTTCCACGAGGATTTTTAA
- the LOC109407632 gene encoding aldo-keto reductase family 1 member B1 isoform X1, whose amino-acid sequence MASKVPRVTLNNGKSIPILGLGTWGSPPGEVAQAVKDAIDIGYRHIDCAHVYQNEHEVGEGVNAKISEGVVKREDLFITSKLWNTFHRPDLVEGACRTTLKNLGLEYIDLYLIHWPMAYKEGDELFPTDADKKTAYSDVDYVDTWKEMEKLVGLGLAKSIGISNFNSKQVERVLAIAKIKPVTNQVECHPYLTQSKLSPFCKSRDIVITAYSPLGSPNRPWAKPEDPQLMEDPKIVSIAKKYNKTAAQILIRYQIQRGHVVIPKSVNKARIQSNFEVFDFELTEDDMTLITSFDCNGRLVPITSAAGHPHHPFEKEEY is encoded by the exons ATGGCATCCAAGGTACCGCGAGTGACGCTCAACAACGGAAAATCAATTCCCATCCTCGGTCTGGGAACGTGGGGC TCCCCGCCCGGCGAGGTCGCCCAAGCAGTGAAGGATGCTATTGACATTGGCTACCGCCACATCGATTGTGCTCACGTGTACCAGAATGAACACGAAGTTGGCGAGGGTGTCAATGCTAAGATCTCCGAAGGCGTCGTTAAGCG CGAGGACCTGTTCATCACGAGCAAGTTGTGGAACACCTTCCACCGTCCGGATTTGGTCGAAGGCGCTTGCCGTACGACGCTGAAGAACCTTGGATTGGAGTACATCGATCTCTACCTCATCCACTGGCCGATGGCTTACAAAGAGGGCGATGAACTGTTTCCAACCGACGCCGACAAGAAGACGGCCTATTCCGATGTTGACTACGTGGACACTTGGAAGGAAATGGAGAAGTTGGTCGGGCTGGGTCTCGCCAAGAGTATCGGCATTTCCAACTTCAACTCGAAACAGGTCGAGCGAGTTTTGGCCATTGCCAAGATCAAGCCAGTGACCAACCAGGTGGAGTGCCATCCGTATCTGACTCAGTCGAAACTGTCGCCATTCTGCAAAAGCCGAGACATCGTCATCACCGCGTACAGTCCCCTCGGGTCACCTAACCGTCCGTGGGCTAAGCCTGAAGACCCGCAGCTGATGGAGGACCCAAAAATTGTTTCCATTGCCAAGAAATACAACAAAACTGCAGCGCAAATTTTGATTCGCTATCAGATTCAACGAGGCCACGTGGTTATTCCCAAGTCCGTGAACAAAGCCCGCATTCAATCCAACTTTGAGGTGTTCGACTTCGAACTAACCGAAGACGATATGACACTCATCACGTCGTTCGACTGCAATGGACGCTTGGTGCCGATCACTAG CGCTGCTGGTCACCCACATCATCCCTTCGAGAAAGAGGAGTATTAA